Proteins from one Microtus pennsylvanicus isolate mMicPen1 chromosome 7, mMicPen1.hap1, whole genome shotgun sequence genomic window:
- the Fpgt gene encoding fucose-1-phosphate guanylyltransferase — translation MASLREATLRKMRLFSEMRGKPAAPGKFWDVVALTAADEKQELAYKQQLSEKLKRKELPLGVQYHVFTDPAGTKIGNGGSTFCALQCLESLYGDKWKSLTVLLIHSGGYSQRLPNASALGKIFTALPVGEPVYQMLELKLAMYVDFPARMKPGVLVTCADDIELYSIGDSESIAFDRPGFTALAHPSSLAVGTTHGVFVLDSASSSQHGDLEYRQCHRFLHKPNIEDMYHFNAVHRQGSVGQQDLAGGDTACLPLHSEYVYTDSLFYMDHESAKKLLDFYESVGPLKCEIDAYGDFLQALGPGATAEYTRNTAHVTKEESQLLDMRQKIFHLLKGTPLNVVVLNNSKFYHIGTTEEYLLHFTSDSTLRSELGLQSVAFSIFSNAPECSHETPCVIHSVLDSGCHVAPGSVVEYSRLGPEVSIGENCIISGSIIANTVLPPYSFLCSLSVEMSGHVEYSTMVFGMQDNLKKSVKTISDIKTLQFFGVCFMSCLDIWNLDATEELFSGSQTHLSLWTARIFPVCSSLSESVAASIGMLRAVQSRSPFILRSFKLLSIQEMLLCKDVRDMLAYREQIFLEISANKRQSDSGKS, via the exons GCAAACCGGCGGCACCTGGGAAATTCTGGGATGTAGTTGCCCTAACAGCAGCTGATGAGAAGCAGGAACTTGCTTACAAGCAACAGCTGTCTGAGAAGCTGAAGAGGAAGGAATTGCCTCTTGGAGTTCAGTACCATGTTTTCACTGATCCTGCAGGAACCAAAATTG gaAATGGAGGATCAACATTCTGTGCTCTTCAGTGTCTGGAAAGTCTCTATGGAGATAAGTGGAAGTCTCTCACAGTCCTGCTGATTCACTCTG GTGGTTACAGTCAACGTCTTCCCAATGCAAGTGCTTTAGGAAAAATCTTCACAGCTTTGCCAGTTGGTGAGCCCGTTTATCAGATGTTAGAGCTGAAACTAGCCATGTACGTGGATTTTCCCGCACGCATGAAGCCTGGAGTTTTGGTCACCTGTGCCGATGATATTGAGCTGTACAGTATTGGGGACTCAGAGTCCATTGCGTTTGACAGGCCTGGCTTTACTGCCTTAGCCCATCCGTCTAGTCTGGCTGTTGGCACCACACATGGAGTATTTGTCTTGGACTCTGCCAGTTCCTCACAACATGGTGATCTCGAGTACAGACAGTGTCACCGTTTCCTCCATAAACCCAACATTGAAGACATGTACCACTTTAACGCTGTGCATAGACAAGGAAGCGTTGGTCAACAGGACTTGGCTGGGGGCGACACTGCCTGTCTTCCATTGCACTCTGAGTATGTCTACACAGATAGCCTATTTTACATGGATCATGAATCAGCCAAAAAGCTACTTGATTTTTATGAAAGTGTAGGCCCACTCAAGTGTGAAATAGATGCCTATGGTGACTTCCTGCAGGCACTGGGACCTGGAGCGACTGCAGAGTACACCAGGAACACGGCACATGTCACTAAAGAAGAGTCCCAGTTGTTGGACATGAGGCAGAAAATATTCCACCTCCTCAAGGGAACACCACTGAATGTTGTTGTTCTTAATAACTCCAAATTTTATCACATTGGAACAACGGAAGAATATCTGCTTCATTTCACTTCTGATAGTACATTAAGGTCAGAGCTGGGCTTGCAATCCGTAGCTTTCAGTATCTTTTCAAATGCCCCTGAATGCTCCCATGAGACACCCTGTGTCATTCACAGTGTACTGGACTCAGGATGCCATGTGGCCCCTGGGTCAGTTGTAGAGTATTCCAGGCTGGGACCTGAGGTTTCCATCGGGGAAAACTGCATTATTAGCGGCTCCATCATAGCAAACACTGTCCTGCCGCCatattctttcctttgttctttaagTGTGGAGATGAGTGGACACGTAGAGTATTCAACCATGGTGTTTGGCATGCAAGACAACTTGAAAAAAAGTGTTAAAACCATATCAGATATAAAGACTCTTCAGTTCTTCGGAGTCTGCTTTATGTCCTGCTTAGATATTTGGAACCTTGACGCTACAGAGGAACTCTTTTCCGGAAGTCAGACACACCTGAGCCTGTGGACTGCTCGGATCTTCCCTGTCTGCTCCTCTCTAAGTGAATCGGTTGCCGCATCCATCGGGATGTTACGTGCTGTACAGAGCCGCTCGCCTTTCATCCTGCGCAGCTTCAAGCTGCTGTCCATCCAGGAAATGCTGCTCTGCAAAGATGTCCGGGACATGCTGGCTTACAGGGAGCAAATCTTTCTAGAAATTAGTGCAAATAAAAGACAGTCTGATTCGGGGAAATCCTAA